Proteins from a single region of Pseudodesulfovibrio portus:
- a CDS encoding chemotaxis protein CheA, translating into MQDSIIQCIEDIETQILDVEATGQGAGEAVDALGLSCMKLSSASVIAILDMLKDGITPPSREIITSMLGICEAHKKFFFALGGLLEDSADALAKIEKSSSGFVEETEESAAKAFEEPPAVEVEIEEQGEQDQAEEAKKPEKAKPEAKTAASAISSIRVPTDSLDRVIELVGKLMVTYAVIAQGGSTNMSQVASSLRELDNVISKLQMEVNSIRLVPLKQIFMPMHRLVKSLSQKIGKKIDFQVNGDDLALDKTIVESLNEPLVHLLRNAVDHGLEDPDGRKAAGKTDTGIVTLSAWRKGDNAYIQVRDDGRGLDPDRILNKAIEKGLAEADGEYETGEILQFVLQSGFSTAEKITDVSGRGVGMDAVVNAIKVTLDGDVRIESELGKGAAFTIEIPLDRSANEGIVEALIAKVGGETFIVPSRDVVEIYMPRLNDVVGLPDGRETVDVRGEIHTLLRLADLLDLTPQVDDIEMAQAIVVRVGDYKGAILVDEVLRQQQVVITGFTVPVEEIFDIPILGYGMMGESDALVIDTEEMIRHFQERIAAQAQTSLT; encoded by the coding sequence ATGCAGGACAGCATCATACAGTGCATCGAAGACATCGAGACGCAAATTCTCGACGTGGAAGCCACCGGCCAGGGCGCCGGCGAGGCCGTGGATGCACTCGGCTTGTCATGCATGAAACTCTCCTCGGCAAGCGTCATCGCCATCCTGGACATGCTCAAGGACGGCATCACGCCGCCGAGCCGGGAAATCATCACCTCCATGCTCGGCATCTGCGAGGCCCACAAGAAATTCTTCTTCGCCCTGGGCGGCCTTCTGGAAGATAGCGCCGACGCCCTGGCCAAGATCGAAAAGTCCTCCTCCGGCTTTGTCGAGGAGACCGAAGAGAGTGCGGCCAAGGCCTTTGAGGAGCCGCCCGCCGTTGAAGTCGAAATCGAAGAGCAAGGCGAGCAGGACCAGGCCGAAGAAGCCAAAAAGCCGGAAAAGGCCAAGCCCGAGGCCAAGACTGCGGCCTCGGCCATCTCCTCCATCCGCGTGCCCACGGACTCCCTGGACCGGGTCATCGAACTGGTGGGCAAGCTCATGGTCACCTATGCGGTCATCGCCCAGGGCGGCTCCACCAACATGTCCCAGGTGGCTTCCTCCCTGCGTGAACTGGACAACGTCATCAGCAAGCTCCAGATGGAGGTCAACTCCATCCGCCTGGTGCCGCTCAAGCAGATTTTCATGCCCATGCACCGGCTGGTCAAGAGCCTGAGCCAGAAGATCGGCAAGAAGATCGACTTCCAGGTCAATGGCGACGACCTGGCCCTGGACAAGACCATCGTGGAAAGCCTCAACGAGCCCCTGGTCCACCTGCTGCGCAACGCCGTGGACCACGGCCTGGAAGACCCCGACGGGCGCAAGGCCGCAGGCAAGACCGACACCGGCATCGTCACCCTGTCCGCCTGGCGGAAGGGCGACAACGCATACATCCAGGTCAGGGACGACGGCCGCGGGCTGGACCCCGACAGGATTCTCAACAAGGCCATCGAAAAGGGACTGGCCGAGGCGGACGGTGAATACGAAACCGGGGAAATCCTCCAGTTCGTGCTCCAGAGCGGCTTTTCCACGGCGGAGAAGATCACCGACGTGTCCGGTCGCGGCGTGGGCATGGACGCCGTGGTCAACGCCATCAAGGTCACCCTGGACGGCGACGTGCGCATCGAGAGCGAGCTGGGCAAGGGCGCGGCCTTCACCATCGAAATCCCCCTGGACCGCTCGGCCAACGAAGGCATCGTGGAAGCCCTCATCGCCAAGGTGGGCGGCGAGACGTTCATCGTGCCCAGCCGGGACGTGGTGGAAATATACATGCCGCGCCTCAACGACGTGGTCGGGCTGCCGGACGGACGCGAGACCGTGGACGTGCGCGGCGAGATCCACACCCTGCTCAGGCTTGCCGACCTCCTGGACCTGACCCCGCAGGTGGACGACATCGAGATGGCCCAGGCCATCGTCGTGCGCGTGGGCGACTACAAGGGCGCCATCCTGGTGGACGAGGTCCTCAGGCAGCAGCAGGTAGTCATCACGGGCTTCACCGTTCCCGTGGAGGAAATCTTCGACATCCCCATCCTCGGCTACGGCATGATGGGCGAATCCGACGCCCTGGTCATAGACACCGAGGAAATGATCCGCCACTTCCAGGAACGGATCGCCGCACAGGCGCAAACGAGCTTGACATAA
- the pdxA gene encoding 4-hydroxythreonine-4-phosphate dehydrogenase PdxA has protein sequence MKTLCITLGDPCGLGPELVARHFTRAPAIGERILLIGPASPLDRELERIGAATFFEAVTAPADVVGRDAGIYLFEPERLAGLDFPCGKAMPVGGLAAGASLDAAVDVLKAGIAQGLLTCPLNKAMLQEAGFDFPGHTEFLAERLGVGRENVCMHLCGHDPEDDSPKLRVSLVTTHPPLAEVPGLVTGERILHCLRLTAGFLRTLGLAGPIGVCGLNPHAGESGKIGREEIEVIIPALEAAGAEGLDVAGPVPGDTIFHFAARGAYPAVLAMYHDQGLAPLKLLHFSRAVNVTLGLPYPRTSPDHGTGYDLAGTGEASVDSFEAALDMLRRLVGEAA, from the coding sequence ATGAAAACCCTGTGCATAACCCTTGGCGACCCCTGCGGCCTCGGCCCGGAACTGGTGGCCCGCCATTTCACTCGCGCCCCGGCAATCGGGGAGCGCATTCTGCTCATCGGTCCGGCTTCGCCCCTTGACCGGGAACTGGAGCGTATCGGCGCGGCCACGTTTTTCGAGGCCGTGACCGCACCTGCGGATGTCGTCGGCAGGGACGCCGGAATCTATCTTTTCGAACCGGAGCGGCTGGCCGGGCTCGATTTCCCGTGCGGGAAGGCCATGCCGGTCGGCGGGCTGGCTGCCGGGGCGAGCCTGGACGCGGCCGTGGACGTCCTCAAGGCCGGGATCGCCCAGGGCCTGCTGACCTGTCCGCTGAACAAGGCCATGCTCCAGGAGGCGGGGTTCGACTTCCCCGGGCACACGGAGTTCCTGGCCGAACGACTCGGCGTGGGCCGGGAGAACGTGTGCATGCATTTGTGCGGCCACGACCCGGAGGACGATTCGCCCAAGCTGCGGGTCAGCTTGGTGACGACCCATCCGCCCCTGGCCGAGGTGCCGGGGCTGGTCACGGGCGAGCGCATCCTGCATTGCCTGCGGCTGACCGCCGGTTTCCTGCGAACCCTCGGGCTCGCCGGTCCCATCGGCGTGTGCGGCCTCAATCCCCATGCAGGGGAGTCCGGCAAGATCGGGCGTGAGGAGATCGAGGTGATCATTCCGGCCCTGGAAGCGGCCGGGGCCGAGGGGCTGGACGTGGCCGGACCCGTTCCCGGCGACACGATTTTCCACTTCGCGGCCAGGGGCGCGTATCCGGCGGTGCTGGCCATGTATCATGACCAGGGGCTGGCCCCGCTCAAGCTCCTGCATTTCAGCCGGGCCGTGAACGTCACCCTGGGGCTGCCGTATCCGCGCACCTCGCCGGACCACGGCACCGGATACGACCTCGCGGGCACGGGCGAGGCGTCCGTGGACTCGTTCGAGGCCGCCCTGGACATGCTGCGCAGGCTGGTCGGGGAGGCCGCATGA
- a CDS encoding sirohydrochlorin cobaltochelatase — MHRIVESLIVCVLVLTLAVPAFAGHHDQGPAKQAIVLAAFGTSYPEALKSILNIRTRIEKAHPGTLVRLAFTSGIIRNIWKERRDDAAWQKANPGVPEDVLFVKSPLATLADLSDAGYKDVTVQSLHVFSGEEFADLKNTLIGLRSIRTVKAKSLPFTAMRLGRPALGMPGDAHPYTEDIAAAAQALKADVDEAGKMDAALVYMGHGNDFYSTGIYAEFQREMQNRHDYPVYVACVEGYPAFDDMLALLKQSGKKNVLLKPFMIVAGDHASNDMAGDEDDAWKVLLAKEGFTVKTDLRGLGMVDAWADIYVRHLDDALAQTHLLP; from the coding sequence ATGCATCGTATCGTAGAATCGCTCATCGTCTGCGTTCTCGTTCTCACCCTGGCCGTCCCCGCCTTTGCCGGCCATCACGACCAGGGCCCGGCCAAACAGGCCATCGTCCTGGCCGCCTTCGGCACTTCCTATCCCGAGGCGCTCAAGTCCATCCTGAACATCCGGACCCGGATCGAAAAGGCCCACCCCGGCACGTTGGTCAGGCTCGCCTTCACCTCCGGCATCATCCGGAACATCTGGAAGGAACGCCGCGACGACGCGGCCTGGCAGAAGGCCAACCCCGGCGTGCCCGAAGACGTGCTGTTCGTGAAGAGCCCGCTGGCCACCCTGGCCGACCTGTCCGACGCCGGATACAAGGACGTCACCGTCCAGTCCCTGCACGTCTTCTCCGGCGAGGAGTTCGCGGACCTGAAGAACACCCTGATCGGCCTGCGCTCCATCCGCACGGTCAAGGCCAAATCCCTGCCCTTCACCGCCATGCGGCTGGGCCGCCCGGCGCTGGGCATGCCCGGCGACGCCCACCCCTACACCGAGGACATCGCTGCTGCGGCCCAGGCCCTCAAGGCGGACGTTGACGAGGCCGGGAAGATGGACGCCGCCCTGGTCTACATGGGCCATGGCAACGACTTCTACTCAACGGGCATCTACGCGGAATTCCAACGTGAAATGCAAAACAGGCACGACTACCCCGTGTATGTCGCCTGCGTGGAAGGCTACCCCGCCTTCGACGACATGCTGGCCCTGCTCAAACAAAGCGGCAAGAAGAACGTGCTGCTCAAGCCGTTCATGATCGTGGCCGGCGACCACGCCTCCAACGACATGGCCGGAGACGAGGACGACGCCTGGAAAGTGCTGCTCGCCAAGGAAGGCTTCACGGTCAAGACCGACCTGCGCGGGCTGGGCATGGTGGACGCCTGGGCGGACATCTACGTGCGCCACCTCGACGACGCCCTGGCCCAAACCCACCTCTTGCCGTAA
- a CDS encoding response regulator, with amino-acid sequence MRALIVEDEFLSRKVLRSFLMTLFDVDIVVNGREAVEAFKLSHTDGNPYDLILMDIMMPEVDGIEALQKIRKIENENNYRPRVKVIMTTALDDPQTVIKTFYDGEASAYIVKPVAKDKLYEELEKLGLLNK; translated from the coding sequence ATGCGCGCATTGATTGTCGAAGACGAATTCCTCAGCCGCAAAGTTTTGCGGTCCTTCCTCATGACCCTGTTCGATGTCGATATCGTCGTCAACGGGCGGGAGGCCGTTGAGGCGTTCAAGCTGAGCCACACGGACGGTAATCCGTACGACCTGATTCTGATGGACATCATGATGCCCGAGGTGGACGGGATCGAGGCATTGCAGAAGATCCGAAAGATCGAAAACGAAAACAACTATCGCCCGAGAGTCAAGGTGATCATGACCACGGCCCTGGACGATCCGCAGACCGTCATTAAGACGTTCTACGACGGCGAGGCCTCCGCCTACATCGTCAAGCCGGTTGCCAAGGACAAGCTTTACGAGGAACTGGAAAAGCTCGGACTTCTGAACAAATAG
- a CDS encoding L-threonylcarbamoyladenylate synthase: protein MHNVLKVMNAGGVAVYPTETLYAVGCDAMNREACERVTRIKGRPDDMPLPLIIGSIDMLGLVTDNKSSSLLELAKAFWPGPLSILVKAIPELPDLLCDEEGYTSVRYSGHPFAAELSRRLKRPIVATSANISGQEPVALPEDLDPELLALVDESYLDPPWPRGDKPSTVVRMLGASRLEILRDGAVSVKKLCDKGFSVSLQSS from the coding sequence ATGCATAATGTTCTCAAGGTCATGAATGCGGGCGGCGTTGCCGTCTATCCGACGGAGACGCTGTACGCAGTCGGCTGCGACGCCATGAATCGCGAAGCATGCGAGCGGGTGACCCGCATCAAGGGGCGGCCCGACGACATGCCGCTGCCGCTGATCATCGGCAGCATTGACATGCTGGGGCTGGTCACGGACAACAAGTCCTCCTCCCTGCTGGAACTGGCCAAGGCGTTCTGGCCCGGCCCCCTGTCCATCCTGGTCAAGGCCATTCCCGAATTGCCCGACCTCCTCTGTGACGAGGAAGGGTATACCTCTGTCCGATACAGCGGCCATCCCTTTGCCGCCGAACTCTCCCGCCGGTTGAAGCGGCCCATCGTGGCCACCAGCGCCAATATCTCCGGCCAGGAGCCCGTGGCGCTGCCCGAGGACCTCGATCCCGAACTGCTGGCGCTGGTCGACGAATCCTACCTCGATCCGCCGTGGCCCAGGGGCGACAAGCCGTCCACCGTGGTCCGCATGCTCGGCGCAAGCCGTTTGGAGATTCTCCGCGACGGTGCCGTGTCCGTGAAAAAGCTCTGCGACAAGGGCTTTTCCGTTTCCCTGCAATCGTCATAG
- a CDS encoding NUDIX hydrolase, with the protein MIVRQPCPHCGREVGVYRNPTPTVDVVIAMPSGQGEGVVLIKRANPPYGWALPGGFVDYGETCEHAAVREMREETGLDVTLTGLLGVYSDPDRDPRQHTMSVVYTGVPADPDSLLAGDDAAEARVFPLGEWPELAFDHARILADYMAARRDRR; encoded by the coding sequence ATGATAGTCCGGCAGCCGTGCCCTCATTGCGGCAGGGAGGTGGGTGTGTACCGCAACCCGACCCCCACGGTGGACGTGGTCATTGCCATGCCTTCGGGGCAGGGCGAGGGAGTGGTGCTCATCAAACGGGCCAACCCGCCTTACGGCTGGGCGTTGCCCGGCGGTTTCGTGGACTACGGCGAGACCTGCGAGCACGCGGCTGTTCGGGAGATGAGAGAGGAGACCGGCCTGGACGTGACCCTGACCGGGTTGCTCGGCGTCTATTCCGACCCGGACCGGGACCCCCGTCAGCACACCATGAGCGTGGTCTACACCGGCGTGCCCGCCGATCCGGACTCGCTCCTGGCCGGGGACGACGCAGCCGAGGCAAGGGTGTTCCCCCTGGGCGAGTGGCCCGAACTGGCATTCGACCACGCACGCATCCTGGCCGATTACATGGCCGCCCGCCGGGACCGCCGGTGA
- a CDS encoding Hpt domain-containing protein produces the protein MSEDPMVEEFFSEVNDKYYPQVMDGLEMLEGDKLADGIEILARPLHTIKGVTGFMAGFEEASHFTHKIEDFLKKVQSGDVDSTSENVTLLSRGVNMIFQVLEQLREGNPDEEEQNEVLELIRAASESGQEISEITGAGVDVETRDEVTIIRVKDPRVHLDGHFKPIISAILSVEPGDSILLDLGQVLTFGSGAWAAVSSMGTTFKIAACNMSAEARMTLYAWGFDQTISVYADEETYFTTQ, from the coding sequence ATGAGCGAAGATCCAATGGTCGAGGAGTTCTTCTCCGAGGTCAACGACAAATACTACCCCCAGGTCATGGACGGGCTGGAAATGCTGGAAGGCGACAAACTCGCCGACGGCATCGAAATCCTGGCCCGCCCCCTGCACACCATCAAGGGTGTGACCGGCTTCATGGCGGGATTCGAAGAGGCATCCCATTTCACCCACAAGATCGAGGACTTCCTGAAGAAGGTCCAGTCCGGCGATGTGGATTCGACGTCGGAAAACGTCACCCTGCTCTCGCGCGGGGTGAACATGATCTTCCAGGTCCTTGAGCAGTTGCGCGAAGGGAACCCGGACGAGGAAGAGCAGAACGAGGTCCTGGAACTCATCCGCGCGGCATCGGAGTCCGGCCAGGAAATTTCCGAAATCACCGGCGCGGGCGTGGACGTGGAGACGCGGGACGAGGTGACCATCATCCGCGTCAAGGACCCCCGCGTCCACCTGGACGGCCATTTCAAGCCCATCATCTCGGCCATCCTCTCCGTGGAGCCCGGGGACTCCATCCTCCTGGACCTGGGCCAGGTCCTGACCTTCGGCTCCGGGGCCTGGGCGGCCGTGTCCTCCATGGGCACCACCTTCAAGATCGCCGCCTGCAACATGTCTGCCGAAGCCAGGATGACCCTCTACGCCTGGGGTTTCGACCAGACCATTTCCGTTTACGCCGACGAAGAAACCTATTTCACTACGCAATAA
- a CDS encoding TrmH family RNA methyltransferase yields the protein MSREITEKRKERIDRVLARRQKDLTLVMDNIWDPHNVSAVLRSCDAFGVAGVHLYYTTSQWPDLGKKSSASAKKWIHRTLHVDAGAMVDSLRARDMQLLRTGFSETARPVMDFDFTKPTAIILSNEHRGTSPELAELVEDEIYIPMQGMVQSFNVSVAAAIILYQAFTQRDRAGMYDSPTFSDEELEQLKREWYSR from the coding sequence ATGTCACGCGAGATCACGGAAAAACGGAAAGAGCGCATCGATCGGGTTCTTGCCAGGCGGCAGAAGGACCTCACTCTAGTCATGGACAACATATGGGACCCGCACAACGTCTCTGCTGTGCTCAGGAGCTGCGACGCCTTCGGCGTGGCCGGGGTCCATCTCTATTATACGACGTCCCAGTGGCCCGACCTCGGCAAGAAAAGTTCCGCCTCGGCAAAAAAGTGGATTCACCGCACCCTGCACGTGGACGCCGGGGCCATGGTCGATTCCCTGCGGGCCCGGGACATGCAGCTGTTGCGGACCGGATTTTCCGAGACCGCCCGACCGGTCATGGATTTCGACTTCACCAAGCCCACAGCGATCATATTAAGCAACGAGCATCGGGGCACTTCCCCGGAATTGGCCGAGCTTGTTGAAGATGAAATATACATTCCCATGCAGGGCATGGTACAGAGTTTCAATGTGTCGGTGGCTGCGGCCATCATTCTCTATCAGGCATTCACTCAACGGGACCGGGCGGGGATGTATGATTCGCCCACATTTTCCGACGAGGAATTGGAACAGCTCAAACGCGAATGGTATTCAAGATAA